One segment of Arcobacter sp. F2176 DNA contains the following:
- a CDS encoding RNA-directed DNA polymerase, whose product MKKYSNNFITLADLYLAYKKAKVESFYDGNHPTSISFAKYEENLDNNLKKLQKKLQDKETLWHLDKEYLGNSLYMPKSINTSNWQEKSHYVGLDPFENWSRQFDLNNKKKLETTYRLVIDASVNFHIISSLWILKVGHLFEEKLNKNFTYGNRLRRYKEKTDEIGEINTDTLGLFQPYFSAYKKWREKGLDTMKISVEKGLNIHAITMDLSRFYHNVSPNFILAPTFLKIIGVTLDTNSKLLTEEIISAMNTWYKYTPDYDSRTEGALPVGLSASKIISNILLYEFDKQINEHINPLYYGRYVDDIFLVINSPQEIQNAENLMNWITTNIPCLQKNNDSLTINFQYSLDSTLIFGSDKQKIFYLSSEHGLDLINNINKQIKLQSSEYRLLANLPDSTSEMAARALLSTADASLEADALRKTDVVSIKRLGFSLLLKDIESYAKDLKSSNWKDLRVKFYTLINRYLLAPSGIFDYTGYYNRIFSIMIACNDLKEASEFIDNLIFTFQLLEETTDDKTDIQIKFNSYKQYMVKVLIETAFVSSTVKGFEEWTKLGRIIRKLQNITQDKNLPSRRDSIKKLSNTLLIKDLGKRPYKEYWYYSQTEDAKDKDIPKRRSIQKILKLASIRYFREAANLKIPHWKALTFPTRPLTLQEIILIIPETLHNRSLLKRAILGLRGAGVKSDEIIGFSALDETLLLNIPNKIINKQIIVALTSYKTEDKQWEAVVKGTPDRSVQRYSNLTQLINKILKEKNKINYITFPECSIPRRWAFSIAYKLAQHGISLICGLEYYSEPKIKGLKNDSLLSLVTDWPGYKTNLIYLQSKLKPALAEKKYLTTQSKKLYEPPISNTNLPIYKHGEFYFGLLICSDLTNILNRSFFQGKIDGLFILEWNSDIETFNSLIESTAYDLHSFVIQINNRTYGDSRIRVPFKESYKRDLIRVKGGISDFYVLGSINFDELRRFQRQKKSSLNPKFKPLPIGYEVSRWRKRKTNFTL is encoded by the coding sequence ATGAAAAAATATTCTAATAATTTTATTACATTAGCAGATCTCTACTTAGCTTACAAAAAAGCAAAAGTTGAATCTTTTTATGATGGTAACCATCCAACTTCCATTTCATTCGCCAAATATGAAGAAAATTTGGATAATAACCTAAAAAAATTACAAAAAAAATTACAAGATAAAGAAACACTATGGCATTTAGATAAAGAATACTTAGGAAACTCCCTTTATATGCCTAAATCAATCAATACTTCAAATTGGCAAGAAAAAAGCCACTATGTAGGTCTTGATCCTTTTGAAAACTGGTCCAGACAATTTGATTTAAATAACAAAAAAAAACTCGAAACTACATATAGATTAGTCATTGATGCATCTGTTAATTTTCATATTATTTCAAGCCTTTGGATTCTAAAAGTAGGTCACCTATTTGAAGAAAAACTTAATAAAAACTTTACCTATGGAAATAGACTTAGAAGATATAAAGAAAAAACTGATGAGATAGGCGAAATTAACACAGATACCTTAGGATTATTTCAACCATATTTTTCAGCATACAAGAAGTGGAGAGAAAAAGGTCTCGATACAATGAAAATATCTGTAGAAAAGGGATTGAATATTCATGCAATTACAATGGATTTATCAAGATTTTATCATAATGTAAGTCCAAATTTTATTTTAGCCCCAACATTTCTAAAGATTATTGGGGTAACTTTAGATACAAATAGTAAATTATTGACAGAAGAAATTATTAGTGCCATGAACACTTGGTATAAATACACTCCAGATTACGATTCTCGAACAGAGGGTGCATTGCCCGTAGGACTTTCTGCTTCAAAAATAATCTCAAATATTTTATTATATGAATTTGATAAGCAAATTAACGAACACATTAACCCTCTCTACTATGGTAGATATGTAGATGATATTTTTTTAGTTATTAATTCTCCCCAAGAGATTCAAAATGCAGAAAATCTAATGAATTGGATAACTACCAATATACCATGTTTGCAAAAAAATAATGATAGTTTAACAATTAACTTTCAGTATAGTTTAGATTCAACCTTAATTTTTGGTAGTGATAAGCAAAAAATATTCTATTTATCTAGTGAACATGGTCTTGATTTAATCAATAATATTAATAAGCAAATTAAACTTCAATCTAGTGAATATCGCTTATTAGCTAATCTACCTGATTCAACTTCTGAAATGGCAGCAAGAGCATTACTTAGTACAGCAGATGCTAGCCTTGAAGCAGATGCACTTAGAAAAACAGATGTAGTTTCTATAAAAAGGCTAGGCTTTTCACTATTATTAAAAGATATTGAATCTTATGCAAAAGACTTAAAATCAAGTAATTGGAAAGATTTGAGAGTAAAATTTTATACTCTAATAAATAGATATCTCTTAGCACCTTCAGGTATTTTTGATTATACAGGATATTACAATAGAATATTCTCTATTATGATTGCTTGTAATGATTTAAAAGAAGCTTCAGAGTTTATCGATAATTTAATCTTTACCTTTCAACTCCTTGAAGAAACTACAGATGATAAAACAGATATACAAATTAAATTTAATAGCTATAAACAATATATGGTTAAAGTCCTTATAGAAACTGCTTTTGTTTCTTCAACAGTTAAAGGCTTTGAGGAATGGACGAAACTTGGGAGAATTATACGCAAGCTACAAAATATTACTCAAGATAAAAATCTTCCTTCTAGAAGAGACTCTATAAAAAAACTAAGTAATACCTTATTAATTAAAGATTTAGGGAAACGTCCATATAAAGAATATTGGTATTACTCTCAAACTGAAGATGCGAAGGATAAAGATATACCAAAAAGAAGATCTATTCAAAAAATACTTAAACTCGCTTCTATAAGGTACTTTAGAGAGGCTGCAAATTTAAAAATACCTCATTGGAAAGCATTAACCTTCCCCACAAGACCTCTAACCCTACAAGAAATTATACTAATAATTCCAGAAACACTACATAATAGAAGCCTCTTAAAAAGAGCTATCTTAGGATTAAGAGGTGCAGGAGTTAAAAGTGATGAGATTATAGGCTTTTCAGCTTTGGATGAGACATTACTCCTTAATATTCCAAATAAAATTATAAATAAACAAATTATTGTTGCTTTAACAAGTTATAAAACAGAGGATAAGCAATGGGAAGCTGTTGTAAAAGGTACCCCCGATAGGTCTGTTCAAAGATACTCAAATCTAACGCAATTAATTAATAAAATACTAAAAGAAAAGAACAAAATTAATTATATAACTTTTCCTGAATGTAGTATACCAAGAAGATGGGCCTTCAGTATAGCATATAAGCTTGCCCAACATGGAATTTCATTAATATGTGGCTTAGAATATTATTCAGAACCTAAAATAAAAGGTTTGAAGAATGATAGTTTACTATCCCTAGTTACTGATTGGCCAGGATATAAAACTAATTTAATTTATTTACAATCAAAGTTAAAACCAGCATTAGCTGAAAAAAAATACTTAACTACACAAAGTAAAAAACTATATGAACCACCAATTTCCAATACAAACCTTCCAATTTATAAACATGGTGAATTTTATTTTGGATTATTGATATGCAGTGATCTTACAAATATTCTAAATAGATCTTTTTTTCAAGGTAAAATTGATGGTTTATTTATTTTAGAATGGAATTCAGATATTGAAACATTTAATTCCCTAATAGAATCTACTGCATATGATTTACATTCATTTGTTATACAAATAAACAATAGAACATATGGTGACAGTAGAATAAGAGTTCCTTTTAAGGAATCCTATAAAAGAGATTTAATTCGTGTAAAAGGGGGAATTAGTGACTTTTATGTTTTAGGGAGTATTAACTTTGATGAATTAAGAAGATTTCAAAGACAAAAAAAGTCTTCTCTAAATCCTAAGTTTAAACCCCTTCCTATAGGTTATGAAGTTTCAAGATGGAGAAAACGTAAAACAAATTTTACTTTGTGA
- a CDS encoding DNA double-strand break repair nuclease NurA has translation MGQPGEKASKFNHQYIINDKKVQDYLKNCYIPDVEHLSDLDLKEFSTDFSTIEDKVESDIEQIFVVDGGYQIVTIKDNYPSAQLAYYSLGFLYFDRKLLKTLNEQQTIDPDDIGKLKNLYKYHFVLPVKIIKFKTGTFVNTIRETIFKIFLENKLTDRDSKSTLLNTVKWLTFKEYLSHENKGKGEISVTCHNCKSRVAFKKKSTYDDCINDTIKCDCGEIIYFTDIFSLHDLVDDFNGATGIVSYLMSVFEVCLILTFFRVAHENKKAQELAKCMFIKDGSLALYSRLDDFNKYVVRPFIQTLYKASIKGKRSFVNIVGLEKSGMFIEHLSNMENKIKNNTLVLPNLKYIKKYITGDTSTVFGENTYFGTKMMYKLDNSLSFVVDFPLPCISENNKCMDYIKYINNPNVEDFLNLKTMINILCELRCDMYNRAFIPVTLINKLVSLSDIPSNKMLTLFTKESISNSKTI, from the coding sequence ATGGGACAACCAGGGGAAAAAGCATCAAAATTTAATCATCAATATATTATTAATGATAAAAAGGTTCAAGACTACTTAAAAAATTGTTATATACCTGATGTTGAACATTTATCAGATCTTGATCTTAAAGAATTTAGTACAGATTTTTCAACTATAGAAGATAAAGTGGAATCAGACATAGAACAAATCTTCGTTGTAGATGGAGGCTATCAAATAGTTACGATAAAAGACAACTATCCTTCTGCTCAACTTGCATATTATAGTTTAGGCTTTTTATACTTTGATAGAAAATTACTTAAAACCTTAAATGAACAACAAACTATTGATCCTGATGATATTGGAAAATTAAAAAATTTATATAAATATCATTTTGTGCTTCCTGTTAAAATAATAAAATTTAAAACAGGAACCTTTGTTAATACAATAAGAGAAACTATTTTCAAAATTTTTCTTGAAAATAAATTAACTGATAGAGATTCAAAAAGTACTCTTTTAAATACTGTTAAATGGCTTACTTTTAAAGAATATCTTAGTCATGAGAATAAAGGTAAAGGTGAAATTAGTGTAACTTGCCATAATTGTAAAAGTAGAGTAGCCTTTAAAAAAAAATCAACCTATGATGATTGTATTAACGATACTATTAAGTGTGATTGCGGAGAAATAATATATTTTACAGATATTTTTAGTTTACATGATTTAGTTGATGATTTTAATGGTGCAACAGGTATAGTTTCTTATTTAATGAGTGTTTTTGAAGTCTGTTTGATTTTAACTTTTTTTAGGGTAGCCCATGAAAATAAAAAAGCACAAGAATTAGCAAAGTGCATGTTTATAAAAGATGGTTCTTTAGCTTTATATAGTAGGCTAGATGATTTTAATAAATATGTAGTAAGACCTTTTATTCAAACTTTATATAAAGCATCGATTAAAGGTAAAAGAAGTTTTGTAAATATCGTAGGATTAGAAAAGAGTGGTATGTTTATTGAACATCTTTCTAATATGGAAAATAAAATTAAAAATAACACTCTTGTTTTACCTAACTTAAAATATATAAAAAAATACATAACAGGAGATACGTCAACTGTCTTTGGTGAGAATACTTATTTTGGTACAAAGATGATGTATAAACTTGACAATAGTTTATCCTTTGTAGTAGATTTTCCTCTTCCTTGCATTAGTGAAAATAATAAATGTATGGATTATATAAAATATATTAATAACCCAAATGTTGAAGATTTCTTAAATCTTAAAACAATGATTAATATACTTTGTGAACTTCGGTGTGATATGTATAATAGAGCTTTTATTCCAGTTACTCTAATAAATAAACTTGTGTCACTTTCAGATATTCCAAGTAATAAAATGCTTACACTATTTACAAAAGAGTCAATTAGTAACTCTAAAACTATATAA
- a CDS encoding TniQ family protein, protein MHLHPLEDELLSSWLTRMAHAHYMYPTTFLNLHIKNTRKNSYTRKDLDFYDNQEFFDLLAMKSILTKEELHKISLRSQEGYLFINQSLYPPQQIRRLIDKRTHFGLMYCPKCLETDEIPYWRKKWRYFFYTACPKHKIFLTDRCWHCYKPIKLLKTELTDKIKYCSNCGADLGLTDTHQDNIPDDYGLEAIRWFEEGLERGYFEINGQKVWSVMFFHIFCRLYYLLDRKQDLVLKNFSKLDEYKLICKKLEVYNSKKASAIYKTFYVNSMIYHLFKNFPFNFLDFIQSNHLTYKEFTHGLKYIPYWYERMLKELIPKENKSGRIISESEVIGAINYLERQDKIVNQKNVAEIVGCHFTIHKGFVKIYKNSQSKICFTFSPS, encoded by the coding sequence ATACATTTACACCCTTTAGAAGATGAACTTTTAAGCTCATGGCTAACAAGAATGGCTCATGCCCATTATATGTATCCTACAACCTTTTTAAATTTGCATATTAAAAATACAAGAAAAAATTCATATACTCGTAAAGACTTAGATTTTTATGACAATCAAGAGTTTTTTGATTTGTTAGCTATGAAGAGTATTTTGACAAAAGAAGAGCTACATAAGATATCTTTACGAAGTCAAGAAGGCTATCTTTTTATAAATCAAAGTTTATATCCTCCACAGCAAATAAGAAGACTAATAGATAAAAGAACACACTTTGGCTTGATGTACTGCCCTAAATGTTTAGAAACCGATGAAATACCTTATTGGAGAAAGAAGTGGAGATACTTTTTTTATACAGCTTGTCCTAAACATAAGATTTTTTTAACTGATAGATGTTGGCATTGTTATAAACCAATAAAACTTTTAAAGACGGAATTAACGGATAAGATAAAATACTGTAGCAATTGTGGTGCAGATTTAGGTTTGACTGATACACATCAAGATAATATCCCCGATGATTATGGCTTAGAAGCTATAAGATGGTTTGAAGAGGGTTTAGAAAGAGGATATTTTGAGATAAATGGACAAAAAGTTTGGTCTGTAATGTTTTTTCATATCTTTTGTAGATTATATTATCTGTTAGATAGAAAACAAGATTTAGTTTTAAAAAACTTTTCAAAACTAGACGAATATAAATTAATATGCAAAAAATTAGAGGTTTATAATTCAAAAAAAGCAAGTGCTATTTATAAAACTTTTTATGTAAATAGTATGATTTATCATCTATTCAAAAACTTTCCTTTTAACTTTTTAGATTTTATTCAATCTAATCATTTAACATATAAAGAGTTCACTCATGGACTTAAATATATACCTTATTGGTATGAACGAATGTTAAAAGAACTTATTCCTAAAGAAAATAAAAGTGGAAGAATAATTAGTGAAAGTGAAGTAATTGGTGCGATAAATTATTTAGAAAGACAAGATAAAATTGTAAATCAGAAAAATGTAGCCGAAATTGTAGGTTGCCATTTTACAATTCATAAGGGATTTGTAAAAATTTATAAAAATTCACAAAGTAAAATTTGTTTTACGTTTTCTCCATCTTGA